The window CCGAGGACAGCCCGGTGCTGTCGGGCGGCGTGCCGGGGCCGCACAAGATCCAGGGCATCGGGGCCGGATTCGTGCCCAAGATCCTCAACGCCTCGATCATCGACGAGGTCTTGAAGATCGGCAACGAAACCGCGTTTGCCACCGCCCGCAAAGCGGCCCGCCTGGAGGGGCTGCCGGGCGGCATCTCGTCGGGCGCGGCGCTGGCCGCGGCGCTGGAGTTGGGCCAGCGGCCCGACATGGAAGGCAAGATGATCGTCGCCATCCTGCCCTCGTTTGCCGAGCGCTATCTGTCGACCGCCCTTTTCGACGGCCTCGGCGTCGAGTAGAAAGGCTTCCGGCCACGCCGGACGACACCATGGATTTCACCGAGGAACAGATCAACCGCTACGCCCGCCACATCCTGCTGCCCGAGGTCGGCGGCGAGGGCCAGGCCCGCCTGCTTTCCTCGCGCGTCCTGGTGGTCGGGGCCGGCGGGCTGGGCTCGCCGCTGCTGCTCTACCTGGCGGCGGCGGGAGTGGGGACGTTAGGCGTGGTCGACGACGACGCCGTCGACCTCACCAACCTGCAGCGCCAGATCGTGCACAGGACGGCAAGCGTCGGCCGGATGAAGGCCGACAGCGCCGCCGAGACGCTGGCGGCCGTCAACCCGGGGGTGAAGGTGATCCGCCATCCGGTGCGCTTCACCGCCGCCAACGCGGAGGAGCTGATGGCCGGCTACGACGTGGTGGCCGACGGCAGCGACAACTTCGAGACCAAGTTCCTGCTCAACGACGCCTGCTACTTCGCCAAAAAGCCCCTGGTCGGCGGCGCCATCCTGCGCTTCGCCGGCCAGGTCTATACCTTCAAGGCCTACGAGGAGGGCGACGGGCCCTGCTATCGCTGCATCTTCCGCGAGCCGCCGCCGCCCGATTCGGTGCCGACCTGCGCCCAGGCCGGCGTGCTGGGCGCGCTGTGCGGCCTGGTCGGCTCGACCCAGGCGGTCGAGGTGCTCAAGGAACTTCTGGGCATCGGCGAAAGCCTGGCCGGCTCGCTTTTGGTCATCGACGCGCTGACCACCACGTTTCGCAAGATCCGCGCCAAGCGCGACCCCGGCTGCCCGCTGTGCGGTGCCCACCCGTCCATCCGGGATCTTTCGATCCATGCCCACTGAGGCCAGCCCGGACAAGCTTTCCCTCGTCGTCTTCTCGGGCGACTTCGACAAGGTCCACTACGCCCTGGTGCTGGCCAGCGGCGCCGCCGCCATCGGCAAGGCGGTGACCCTTTTCTTCACCATGGAGGCCAGCCGCGCCCTGATGAAACCGGCCGCCGACGGTACGCCTTCGTGGCGCGCACTGCCGGTGGCGAGCGACGGTTGGGCCGACGCCGGGGCCATGGACGACGCCTTCGCGGCCAGGGGCGTCGCCACCTTCGAGGAACTGCTGACGGCCTGCCCGGAACTCGGCGTGCGCTTCCTGGTCTGCGAGATGGGCCTGAAGGCGATGGATCTCTCCCG of the Shumkonia mesophila genome contains:
- a CDS encoding HesA/MoeB/ThiF family protein gives rise to the protein MDFTEEQINRYARHILLPEVGGEGQARLLSSRVLVVGAGGLGSPLLLYLAAAGVGTLGVVDDDAVDLTNLQRQIVHRTASVGRMKADSAAETLAAVNPGVKVIRHPVRFTAANAEELMAGYDVVADGSDNFETKFLLNDACYFAKKPLVGGAILRFAGQVYTFKAYEEGDGPCYRCIFREPPPPDSVPTCAQAGVLGALCGLVGSTQAVEVLKELLGIGESLAGSLLVIDALTTTFRKIRAKRDPGCPLCGAHPSIRDLSIHAH
- a CDS encoding DsrE/DsrF/DrsH-like family protein, whose protein sequence is MPTEASPDKLSLVVFSGDFDKVHYALVLASGAAAIGKAVTLFFTMEASRALMKPAADGTPSWRALPVASDGWADAGAMDDAFAARGVATFEELLTACPELGVRFLVCEMGLKAMDLSRTDLRGDIPIEDGGVVTFVTDASAKGAMLFI